Genomic segment of Drosophila takahashii strain IR98-3 E-12201 chromosome X, DtakHiC1v2, whole genome shotgun sequence:
tttttttttgtcgtcaAAACTCTGCTGACTtctcttatatatttttaattaattaatttttatatataaactataaacaaaaaagaaagagaaagaaagtaaaagctaaaaaaaaaaggaaaagaaccTACAAGCAAACgaaaaatgataaaattaacggtttttttatgtttacctatagttgatttttgtttagcgaaaaaatgtctttcactattaattaatattaattatacaaTTACTACGATTACGTATTTAAGTGCTAAATGAACAGAGAAACCTTGTAGCCCAACTTTTTTAGCATAGCATAATTTATTCAATTCAAAAAAACTCTGATCCAGCGCAATTTACCCAACACGATTTAtgattttagttaaaattaaaaaataaacgaatGCTAAATTCATTTGCAAACAAACCCCCTTTTATACTTTAAGAGAGCCCGTATGATAATGATATAATacacctatatatatataatagacaGGTTTCAAGTTCTTAACTGAGATCCAAGCCACAACACAAAAGAAAGATAAATTGCAAATACAAATCAATCAATGAACCAAAACCACAGCCAACAAACAGTCGCAGCGAAAACTCTAATCTAAAAGAATGGAACTTTATACATGTAGGATCTATTAGTATGTGCAATTAAGTgagctaaaaaataataataaaaagagaGCCTGTAAAAATCGAGCGACCATTTCTTCGGCCACTTTTTGTCCAGCGGCCggcaatcaaaataaatatatattttataattactcAATTTGCGTTGTACCAATACCGATTTTATTCAAAAGCCGCTGGACAGAGAGTGGATTTGAATGGATCTGCTGCTGATATGGAAGGAGAGTTCAGAAGGAACAACCCCTATACCTTATACCTTACACACCACCTTGTCCCCCCATCATTTATGATTTACGTTCAATGATTATGATTGTATGTAGCCGTattcttaatattattaacGCAAATCGATGGAAATTTCGCctcaaacacacaaaaaaacccCCTATACAACCCCTAGCATAAATTGCAAATGCGCATTGCAAATAAAGAACGatctttatattataaatagcgACCCAAACACACATATGATAATTAGTGATTAAagaacataaaaacaaaaacaaaaacatttatataCGTATGTCGTGGATTCGCATACGGAAGCGGGACAATGCTttcaaaaggcaaaaaaaaagagttaaatAAACTAATTACAATCCCCTCTTCGCCCCCCGCCTCACCCCACTCACATATAAACTTGGCATATTACAATATTGATATaagcaaagaaaaaacaagaacgAAATGATAAGAAAAACCcactattttaaaacaaaaacaaaatatatgaaaaaaaaaaaaaaaaaaaaaaaaaaaatatattaaaaaaaaaaaaacaaaaacaaaatagcgTAAGTTAATGTAATTGTAATGGAATGATGCAAATATACATAcaacatatatttaattttaaaattgaataattaGCGTTTTTCTCGGGTGccttaattaataaatggGTTATAAGACACATGTTGCGGAAAATcggaattttgatttttggtacttttttttatagatttattgctgtaacttgggcaaaagtggtcccaaatcaaagaggcgtactgttttgagcagctaacaacctGATAAATAATATCAGTAAACTTTTCGTCtgatttggaaaaaatcaattttcgacccaattttcacttttttgataaggggtaacatcataattttttgcgaaaattggcaaaaattaaaaatttccaggtttaaatgcagatcgatAGGGAATTTTATAACGAGTTCagcgaggtatgacattccatatttggattattatttccattgttacggctaaaaaactgatattttagggtggaaaatatggattagaattttagacaaaaataaacattggTTTGtggtttttcagtcgtaatttccacaaatcaaggcctacagttaaaactgttttgaacagctaacgaCCTATACTAACGAATCCCATCACTTTCtgcgaaattaattttttgatcaatttttccattttttaatgatggttacatcataattttttgcgaaaattggcaaatattaaaaatttacaggtttaaatgcagatcgattggggattttattacgagttcaacgaggtatggcattccatatttggatcattatttccatttttatgaccaaaatactatactttttaattggaaaatcaGGATTTTCTAAGCGTAAACACTAATTTAATCGTTTTTagataacttttaaaatgttaacgGTTAGCCCAACTGATATCGATAGCACCTGTGGCGTTGCCACCTGGCGCCttataaatttgatatttaacGGAAGGCAAGAGGAAGAGCGATCGCGAAAAGCGACGCGGTTAAAGGAAATAGAAAACCTGGGAAATTACACAAAAACCAAGTGATTGCAAAATGCTGGGAATGTCGGTGCCCGTGCAGCTGACCAAGATGCGCAACAGCGCCGAGGCGGTGGCCACCATAGCCAGGGAGAAGCAAATAAAAACCCAAGGACAAGGGCAACAGGTGGCCAAGGATTTCGATTTGACCACGATAATGGAGCAACTGCAGCGGGATTACGCGGATTACAAGTACACGGTCTACCGCTGTGCCAGTAAATTGGTGGCCCTGCAAAAGATATTCCACAGTGGGTAGTTTACAGCCCTTACAAAGATTCCCTTCAGGATTAacctataaatatttgcagCGGGAAAGATTCCCTATAAACTTCTTTTGGCCATTCTGGAGCGGCACAACCTGAACGGCGGCGGCCTGGAGCTGATGGTGCCGCCCTTCCAGCTGACCTCGCTCCTCCACGACGTCTACTTTGCCAGCGAGAAGCTGGGACACTTTCAGCAGGATTCGTCTTCCTACCAATTGGAGAGATCCACCAGCCTGCTGGCCAACTTCTTCTGGAATGTCTACGATCCGTGGGTTACCCAGGCTCCTAGCTACCTTAACTATAACTATCTATCATTTCTAGACACCGCCGACATTCGATTTCCCTGCTGGAGATCAAGATCACCTTCATCCTGCTGTGCAAGCTCTTTAGCAGCGATCATCTGATCGGCGACTTCTTCGCCCTGCTCGCCGATCCCAAGTCGCAGATCATCTCGCGCTACGCCTTCGAGCAGCTCCTCTCCACGCTGGGCAAGCTACTCGGCTATTTGGGCGAGTCCAAGGCCTATGGCCTCCACAATTTGCCGCTGGCTTTGGAGCAGAGCTTCGCCCGCTGTCCACATGGCGTCGGTGGATTGACGGAGTCGCAGTTCCACAAACTCTGGACGGCCGGACAGACGCGCTTCCTCATCTACGGCAATCTGCTGTCGCTGGTCAAACGCATCGAGGATACGGAGAGCCTGATACACAGCAACTCGTGTGCCGGCTGCCGCAGGGAGCACATTGTGGGCATTCGCTTTAGGTGCCAGGTGTGCCGCGATGTCTCCCTGTGCCTGCCCTGCTTTGCCGTGGGCTTTGCCGGCGGCCGCCATGAGCCGGGGCATCGGATGTGCGAGGTTTTCGTCGAGGATCAGCCGCCGCTGCGTTGGACCCGCCATTTGGCCAGGCTGTGCGGCTGGCTGACGATGCCCGGGCGCAAAACGCAGCCGGAGGAGGAGCGTCGCGGCTTCTGCAATGCCCAGGAGAGCGGTGCCGCCTCCGTGGTCACTCCGATTCCCGCCGAGACGCGCAGTGTGCGTAGTCAGTGCCAGGAGAAGGATCGCACTGTGATCCTTCAGCAGCAGGAGCTCTGCTCGCTCACCGGACTGGCCAGCAAGGCCTCCTCAAGGCTGCAGTCCATCATCGATCGCCTGCTGCTGCAGAATGCGTAGGTTTatctttatctttattttcTGACCATCTAAAGGCTTCTTTTATTAACTAGGAAACTGGAGAGCCAGCTGCAAACGGTGCAAACCGCCTCGAGTTCGGAAATCTCGCTGTTTCTCAGCGCCCATCAGAGTTTCCTGCTGCAGATCATCGAGGATATGCGGCAGCTATCGGTGGGTTTACTAGGATTTCAGTTAAGAGGGGTGGGGTCTTGcatttttttccgttttcatctattttccgttttcaaattaatcgcatatttttctgggaagcgtttttttttattttttaccttaaaatattttttttaagccaaaattcacattttttttaggtgaaaaacgcatttttgactttggaatatcgaaaaaaattctcaaaaataaaaaattaaaaaaagggcttcccagggggcgggtttATTAAATTCctaagcgaaatgtaaaaacaaaatggaaatccgatcaaTTTTAGCGGAGctacagtgaacaccgcaaaacgcctttttttaatagtgttccagcaatcgctttgccaccgatatattagccgacagtatcggctataaaaattagtggatgttgtttaaatgacacttaataatgtacaaaaggtttgaattaaatccatccaaccagtttttatagaaaaaatcgcaaagttggtcgattttttggtgccaaaGGCCCTAAATATAATTGAGATTATACTTTGCAGCACTCGTCTGTGGCTGCCTCGCCACCTCTGCCGGCTCCTCCAGTGGCCCCTCCGGTGGCTCCCCTGGTCAGCTCCACCTTCCTCAGCTCCAGCACGCCGCAAAGGCAGATCTTCGATATGTACGCACCCGTTGGCGCCAATCTCACGCACTCCAGTAAGAGATTAACCCAAGGGAAAgcctttaaaaacttttacaaaCCTTTAATGACTCTTTTTACATTGCAGTAAATGGCGCCGACCTGAATCGCAGCTACTTGGAGGCCAACAAGTCGGACTATTCCCTGAACGACATCAGCCTGTGGTTCGATCAGCGTCGCTCGAGCGTGCAGCCGGGGCCTGGATCCCTGCCTGCTCCTCTGCCGCTGCCCATGCCGCTGG
This window contains:
- the dah gene encoding uncharacterized protein dah, whose translation is MLGMSVPVQLTKMRNSAEAVATIAREKQIKTQGQGQQVAKDFDLTTIMEQLQRDYADYKYTVYRCASKLVALQKIFHTGKIPYKLLLAILERHNLNGGGLELMVPPFQLTSLLHDVYFASEKLGHFQQDSSSYQLERSTSLLANFFWNVYDPHRRHSISLLEIKITFILLCKLFSSDHLIGDFFALLADPKSQIISRYAFEQLLSTLGKLLGYLGESKAYGLHNLPLALEQSFARCPHGVGGLTESQFHKLWTAGQTRFLIYGNLLSLVKRIEDTESLIHSNSCAGCRREHIVGIRFRCQVCRDVSLCLPCFAVGFAGGRHEPGHRMCEVFVEDQPPLRWTRHLARLCGWLTMPGRKTQPEEERRGFCNAQESGAASVVTPIPAETRSVRSQCQEKDRTVILQQQELCSLTGLASKASSRLQSIIDRLLLQNAKLESQLQTVQTASSSEISLFLSAHQSFLLQIIEDMRQLSHSSVAASPPLPAPPVAPPVAPLVSSTFLSSSTPQRQIFDMYAPVGANLTHSINGADLNRSYLEANKSDYSLNDISLWFDQRRSSVQPGPGSLPAPLPLPMPLGALLEQKQQPTNGGDTEMVNFKLLLHKVKEIVEDSYSDNAELSAATQNLENVLDSIIKGEEQHRRIST